Proteins encoded within one genomic window of Arachis ipaensis cultivar K30076 chromosome B08, Araip1.1, whole genome shotgun sequence:
- the LOC107611973 gene encoding uncharacterized protein LOC107611973: MVCFCFLVDQRRKVRRSKPVAGSCSRCGRGASVADIITQTRFCYVPFYCKSWKAIMCTFCGAILKSYA; encoded by the coding sequence ATGGTGTGCTTTTGTTTTCTGGTGGATCAGAGGAGGAAAGTGCGGCGGAGCAAGCCGGTGGCAGGGTCGTGCTCACGGTGCGGCCGCGGTGCTAGCGTGGCTGATATCATCACACAAACCAGGTTTTGTTATGTTCCCTTCTACTGCAAATCTTGGAAGGCTATTATGTGCACCTTTTGTGGTGCCATTCTCAAATCTTATGCATGA